Proteins from a single region of Chloroflexota bacterium:
- a CDS encoding DEAD/DEAH box helicase produces the protein MDVFNLRNALVSEYADYISSFITIRDQRIREYIDKSISEGILWPDPLIQLNPSFMPGHSIDEFVAEGILHPECSKIFRINKGTAKEKTLRLHKHQDEAVRIAARQHNYILTTGTGSGKSLAYIIPIVDHILKQGSGKGIKAIIVYPMNALANSQLGELEKYINLGYPDNIGPVRFARFTGQESDEQRNAIRANPPDILLTNYVMLELLLTRPEDRGSIIRSAKGLQFLVLDELHTYRGRQGADVAMLMRRLRDAVESPSMQCIGTSATLSSGTTFDDQQAAISELASLFFGDRFHPEHIIGETLTRTTVDAPIGSAEFSAILRQQIKPSYEFPKRFEEFVDDPLAIWVESTFGISQELENGRLIRAIPRSITGKQGAAQDLAQITSLPVEDCENLIMDCLSAGYRIINPSTDFPLFAFRLHQFISPGDTVYATLENPIERHISVNYQQFKPGDRSKIMLPVVFCRECGQEYYSVRAFGEDEREFLPREYTNYLRDDESQPAYLYLNTDNPWPRAEDEIMDRLPDDWLEIHRGETRVLKSRKKKLPKYIRIGTDGKESSDGQSVVLMHAPFTFCLECGAAYSSRAKSDYAKLTTLSAGGRSTSTTILSLATIRQLQHEGYLEPKARKLLSFTDNRQDAALQAGHFNDFIETSLIRAALCQAVENCGDTGLRHDQLTQAVASTLDLPIEAYASDPDVRFMAREETDEALRDVLGLRLYRDLRRGWRVMTPNLEQCGLLQIQYLSLEDVCAADDVWENKHPALTTASATTRQKVAQTLLDYMRRELAIQVSYLDRNALERIQQRSQQRLISPWAIDENEKPESAAILYPRSRKASDYGGNVYLSARGGFGLFLNRPGTFDAYNQKLDLVNREQIIRDLLDALRIAGIVEKVDQPATEDDVGGFQLKAAAIIWKASDGSTPFHDPIRMPQLPESGGNANPFFVRFYKSVLDDLKGLRAREHTAQVPYDKRELRENEFRAGKLPIMYCSPTMELGIDISQLNVVNMRNVPPTPANYAQRSGRAGRSGQPALVFTYCAKGSPHDQYFFKRQARMVAGVVQPPRIELANDDLLQAHIHAIWLAETHQKLGQSLKDILELAGDPPSLDLIAEIKDALADASAISRTRQRSAGMISNLEANLSDTDWYSQDWLNKVLIQIPERFQAACERWRDLYRAALKQKQQQERIISDASRPALDRDRARRLRREAESQIELLLDSKNIAQSDFYSYRYFASEGFLPGYNFPRLPLSAYIPARRVRTDEGEYLSRPRFMAISEFGPRSIVYHEGSRYVINRVIMQISDKESDDELLATERVKMCPACGYLHPIITGDGLDLCERCKEPLTNYLSSLYRMQNVSTKRRDRINSDEEERFRLGYEIQTAMRFHHDNGEMQIQQAEIVSADGGIPLAKLAYGDAATIWRINLGWRHRQEQSQPGFVLDLEQGYWKNNTALEDDAEDPMGNRTKRVIPYVEDHKNSLLFEPAEALEVEQMASLTAAIKKAIQVVYQLEDSELAAEALPSGDERRVILFYEAAEGGAGVLRQLIKDPTAFIAIARTALEICHFDPETGIDQQKAQHAEEECEAACYDCLLSYYNQRDHRLLDRKVIRELLMEYRDAIVKTSPGNVVRDDHYQHLRNLCQSELEEKWLSYAQSKHYRLPSKAQHLIGECSTRPDFVYEDDYAVIYVDGYHHLDENRQHRDRDQQNCLENMGYSVIRFGILNDWDAIFIEHGYLFGHGQ, from the coding sequence ATGGATGTATTTAATCTTCGTAATGCCTTAGTGAGTGAATACGCTGACTATATATCCAGCTTCATCACGATTCGGGATCAGCGCATCCGAGAATATATTGATAAAAGCATTTCAGAGGGGATACTATGGCCTGATCCTCTGATTCAATTGAATCCATCTTTTATGCCTGGGCACTCGATTGATGAATTTGTTGCAGAGGGCATATTGCATCCGGAATGTTCGAAAATATTTCGGATCAACAAAGGCACAGCTAAAGAAAAAACCCTACGTTTACACAAACACCAGGACGAAGCAGTTCGAATAGCAGCCAGGCAACACAATTATATATTGACGACAGGCACCGGATCGGGGAAATCACTGGCCTATATTATTCCGATTGTCGATCATATTTTGAAACAAGGTAGCGGCAAAGGCATTAAGGCGATTATTGTCTACCCGATGAATGCCCTGGCCAATAGCCAATTAGGTGAATTGGAAAAATATATCAATCTTGGCTATCCGGACAATATCGGTCCTGTGCGGTTTGCTCGATTTACTGGCCAGGAATCTGATGAGCAGCGCAACGCCATTCGAGCCAACCCTCCCGATATATTGTTGACTAATTATGTTATGCTGGAATTGCTCCTGACCCGCCCTGAAGATCGAGGCAGTATTATTCGATCTGCGAAAGGACTCCAATTTTTAGTATTAGATGAATTGCATACTTATCGGGGCCGTCAGGGCGCAGATGTTGCCATGTTGATGCGCCGATTGCGTGATGCCGTCGAATCTCCATCCATGCAGTGCATTGGCACATCCGCCACCTTATCGAGTGGGACAACGTTTGATGATCAGCAAGCAGCGATATCGGAATTAGCTTCTTTATTTTTTGGCGATCGATTTCATCCTGAGCACATCATAGGAGAGACTCTTACACGCACCACAGTGGACGCGCCAATTGGGAGCGCTGAGTTTAGCGCGATCTTACGCCAGCAAATCAAGCCGTCCTATGAATTCCCAAAACGATTTGAAGAGTTCGTCGATGACCCCCTGGCAATCTGGGTGGAATCAACCTTCGGTATCTCTCAAGAACTAGAAAATGGTCGTCTAATCCGAGCGATTCCAAGAAGCATTACAGGCAAACAAGGGGCTGCGCAAGACTTAGCCCAAATAACATCCTTGCCCGTCGAAGATTGTGAAAATCTCATCATGGATTGTCTTTCAGCCGGGTATCGGATCATCAATCCCAGTACTGATTTCCCGCTTTTCGCTTTTCGGCTGCACCAATTCATCAGCCCCGGTGATACCGTTTACGCGACGTTAGAAAATCCAATTGAGCGGCATATCTCTGTGAATTATCAACAATTCAAACCTGGAGATCGCTCAAAAATCATGCTACCAGTGGTATTTTGCCGCGAATGTGGACAAGAATATTACAGCGTGCGAGCCTTTGGTGAGGATGAACGTGAATTCTTACCTCGCGAATATACCAATTACCTCCGGGATGATGAAAGCCAACCGGCCTATTTATATCTAAACACTGACAACCCCTGGCCGCGCGCCGAAGATGAAATTATGGATCGTCTGCCGGATGACTGGTTGGAAATCCATCGGGGCGAAACGCGCGTTCTGAAAAGTCGTAAGAAAAAATTGCCCAAATATATTCGGATCGGCACAGATGGCAAAGAATCCAGCGATGGTCAATCTGTAGTTTTGATGCATGCGCCGTTTACTTTTTGCCTTGAATGTGGGGCGGCGTATAGTAGTCGCGCGAAATCTGATTATGCCAAATTAACAACCCTAAGCGCCGGAGGCAGAAGCACTTCCACAACGATTCTCAGCCTGGCGACGATCCGCCAATTGCAGCATGAAGGCTATCTGGAACCCAAAGCACGCAAACTGCTTAGTTTTACTGATAACCGCCAGGATGCAGCTCTTCAAGCGGGACACTTCAATGATTTCATCGAGACCAGCTTGATTCGGGCTGCTCTATGCCAGGCGGTAGAGAATTGTGGAGATACCGGCCTCCGGCATGATCAGCTAACGCAGGCCGTCGCGAGCACATTGGACCTGCCCATCGAAGCTTACGCGTCTGATCCTGATGTTCGCTTCATGGCGCGTGAAGAAACCGATGAGGCGCTGCGCGATGTACTGGGACTACGCTTGTATCGCGATTTGCGCCGCGGCTGGCGCGTGATGACGCCGAACCTTGAACAATGCGGGCTGCTGCAGATCCAGTATTTGTCACTCGAAGATGTTTGTGCTGCGGATGATGTCTGGGAAAACAAGCACCCGGCCCTCACAACTGCCAGTGCGACAACCCGTCAAAAGGTTGCCCAGACTTTGCTGGATTATATGCGCAGGGAACTTGCCATCCAGGTAAGCTACCTGGACAGGAACGCACTGGAGCGAATTCAACAACGCAGTCAACAGCGATTAATTTCTCCCTGGGCGATCGACGAAAATGAAAAACCCGAATCGGCAGCCATTTTGTACCCGCGCAGCCGAAAGGCCAGCGACTATGGCGGCAACGTGTATTTATCGGCCCGCGGTGGATTCGGGTTGTTCTTAAATCGACCGGGGACTTTTGATGCCTATAATCAAAAATTGGATCTGGTGAACCGGGAGCAGATTATTCGAGATCTTTTGGATGCGCTGCGGATTGCGGGGATTGTCGAAAAAGTGGATCAACCCGCTACCGAAGATGATGTAGGGGGATTTCAACTCAAAGCAGCCGCTATTATTTGGAAAGCCAGTGATGGCTCGACCCCGTTTCATGATCCCATTCGAATGCCCCAATTACCTGAAAGCGGAGGCAATGCCAACCCGTTTTTTGTGCGCTTTTACAAGAGTGTGTTGGATGACCTGAAAGGTTTACGCGCTCGGGAACATACCGCCCAGGTCCCCTATGATAAAAGGGAACTTCGGGAGAATGAATTTCGCGCCGGGAAACTCCCCATCATGTATTGTTCACCCACGATGGAGTTGGGTATTGATATTTCCCAGTTGAATGTTGTCAATATGCGCAATGTGCCCCCCACACCTGCTAATTATGCGCAACGTTCCGGGCGCGCCGGGCGCAGCGGACAACCCGCTTTAGTCTTTACCTATTGCGCCAAAGGTAGCCCACACGATCAATATTTCTTCAAACGGCAAGCGCGCATGGTGGCAGGCGTAGTTCAGCCGCCGCGAATCGAACTTGCCAATGATGATCTTCTTCAGGCGCACATCCATGCCATTTGGTTAGCGGAAACCCATCAAAAATTGGGCCAATCGTTAAAAGATATTCTGGAATTGGCAGGTGATCCCCCCTCACTGGATTTAATTGCTGAGATAAAGGATGCTTTAGCAGACGCCAGCGCGATTTCGCGCACCCGCCAGCGTTCCGCTGGCATGATATCGAATTTGGAAGCTAACCTATCCGATACCGATTGGTATTCGCAAGATTGGCTCAATAAAGTGCTGATCCAGATCCCCGAACGTTTTCAGGCAGCCTGCGAACGTTGGCGCGATTTATATCGTGCAGCCTTGAAACAAAAACAGCAACAGGAACGAATTATTTCGGATGCCTCACGGCCAGCATTGGATCGGGATCGGGCGCGCAGGCTGCGGCGCGAGGCGGAAAGCCAGATTGAGCTATTATTGGATAGCAAAAATATCGCCCAGTCCGATTTTTACAGCTATCGCTATTTTGCCAGCGAAGGCTTCTTGCCCGGGTATAACTTTCCGCGGCTGCCGTTATCGGCCTATATTCCTGCTCGCAGGGTACGCACGGACGAAGGAGAGTATTTATCCCGCCCGCGTTTCATGGCAATCTCCGAATTTGGGCCGCGTTCGATTGTCTACCATGAAGGCTCACGGTATGTTATCAACCGCGTCATCATGCAGATTTCAGACAAGGAATCGGATGATGAATTGTTGGCGACCGAGCGCGTCAAAATGTGCCCGGCGTGCGGCTATTTGCATCCGATTATCACTGGTGATGGCCTGGACCTTTGCGAGCGCTGCAAAGAGCCGCTTACGAATTATTTATCGTCGTTATATCGGATGCAAAATGTATCCACCAAACGCAGAGACCGCATAAACTCCGATGAGGAAGAGCGTTTCCGCTTAGGCTATGAAATCCAGACAGCCATGCGCTTCCATCACGATAACGGTGAAATGCAAATCCAGCAGGCTGAGATCGTATCGGCGGATGGCGGCATTCCGCTAGCAAAACTAGCCTACGGCGATGCCGCAACCATCTGGCGCATCAACCTGGGGTGGCGTCACCGCCAGGAGCAATCGCAACCGGGTTTCGTGCTGGATTTGGAACAAGGGTATTGGAAAAATAATACCGCCCTGGAAGACGACGCCGAAGATCCCATGGGGAACAGGACCAAACGGGTCATCCCGTATGTTGAAGATCACAAGAATTCCCTGCTTTTTGAACCTGCTGAGGCGCTCGAAGTGGAACAAATGGCATCGTTGACCGCGGCTATCAAAAAAGCGATCCAGGTTGTCTACCAATTGGAGGACAGTGAACTGGCCGCTGAAGCACTTCCTTCGGGTGACGAGCGCAGGGTCATTCTGTTCTATGAAGCGGCAGAAGGCGGCGCCGGTGTGCTGCGGCAGCTCATTAAAGATCCGACTGCATTTATTGCTATAGCAAGAACAGCCCTGGAAATTTGTCATTTTGATCCTGAAACCGGAATCGACCAACAAAAAGCACAACACGCCGAAGAAGAATGCGAAGCCGCCTGTTATGACTGCTTGCTGAGCTACTATAATCAGCGGGATCACCGTCTGTTGGACCGGAAGGTGATCCGTGAATTGCTGAT